In Caproicibacterium amylolyticum, a genomic segment contains:
- the metE gene encoding 5-methyltetrahydropteroyltriglutamate--homocysteine S-methyltransferase encodes MLSSVVGYPRIGEKRELKFAVQDYWKSDITTKELGDIAFNLRLTHWEKQKSAGIDLIPSNDFSFYDTLLDMAVLLGAIPVRYKSLGLSTLDTMFAMARGYQGKAGDVHALPMKKWFDTNYHYMVPELEKDTKLTLAGTKPFDEFLEAKKAGILTKPVLIGPYTFLKLAWYEKNLKAEDFVNDAAAAYAKALTRFAELGAEWVQFDEPALVKDMKTEDTELFTKLYQIMFSVPKGGVKVLLQTYFGDIRDCYQDVVSLPFDGVGLDFANGIQSVDLIQKYGFPEDKILFAGIINGRNIWRNHYHKTLSLLKTLRQNAAQMAVSTSCSLLHVPYTLKGETVLSKEKKAYFSFAEEKLTELKELSMFAEKNAVQQAEYCKLNEKLFQAERPDMNKAVREKIASLSEKDFTRIPNFAEREEIQKKVFGLPLFPTTTIGSFPQTKEIKSMRARYRNREVTRTEYTAFLKKQIAECVALQEEIGLDVLVHGEFERNDMVEYFGDNLNGFLFTQNGWVQSYGSRCVKPPIIWGDVSRSKPITVDWSVYAQSLTQKPMKGMLTGPVTILNWSFPREDISPKDSALQIALAIREEVLDLEAHGIHIIQIDEAALREKLPLRKSDWHEEYLDWAIPAFRLVHSGVKASTQIHTHMCYSEFTDIISDIDAMDADVISFEASRSDLTILDSLAGAKFQTEVGPGVYDIHSPRIPTVEEITAALHKMLSKLDAHKLWVNPDCGLKTRGAVETKPSLCNLVAAAKAVRKELQK; translated from the coding sequence ATGTTGTCATCTGTTGTAGGCTACCCGCGTATCGGTGAAAAGCGAGAGTTGAAATTTGCTGTACAAGACTATTGGAAAAGTGATATTACAACAAAAGAATTGGGTGATATTGCGTTTAATCTTCGCTTAACTCATTGGGAAAAGCAAAAGTCTGCGGGAATTGATTTGATACCTTCGAATGACTTTTCTTTTTATGATACGCTGCTGGATATGGCTGTTCTGCTGGGTGCCATTCCCGTTCGGTACAAGTCCCTTGGATTGTCTACATTGGACACTATGTTTGCTATGGCACGCGGTTATCAGGGCAAAGCAGGTGACGTACATGCGCTCCCAATGAAAAAGTGGTTTGACACAAATTATCATTATATGGTTCCGGAACTTGAAAAAGATACGAAATTGACACTTGCAGGTACGAAACCTTTCGATGAATTCTTGGAAGCCAAAAAGGCTGGGATTTTGACAAAACCGGTACTGATTGGTCCGTATACTTTTTTGAAGTTGGCGTGGTATGAAAAAAATCTAAAAGCTGAAGATTTTGTAAATGATGCAGCGGCAGCTTACGCAAAAGCATTAACTCGTTTTGCAGAATTAGGTGCAGAATGGGTGCAGTTTGATGAACCTGCGTTGGTAAAAGATATGAAAACTGAAGATACAGAACTATTTACAAAGCTGTATCAGATAATGTTTTCAGTTCCAAAAGGCGGAGTAAAAGTTTTACTTCAAACTTATTTTGGAGATATACGTGACTGCTATCAGGATGTAGTATCTCTTCCTTTTGATGGTGTAGGGTTGGATTTTGCAAATGGCATACAAAGTGTTGATTTGATTCAAAAATACGGTTTCCCGGAAGATAAAATTTTGTTTGCAGGAATCATAAATGGGCGGAACATTTGGAGAAATCATTATCATAAAACCCTTTCTCTGTTAAAAACACTGCGCCAAAATGCAGCCCAGATGGCTGTTTCCACTTCCTGTTCCCTTTTGCACGTTCCTTATACGCTAAAAGGAGAAACCGTCCTTTCAAAAGAAAAGAAAGCCTACTTTTCCTTTGCGGAAGAAAAACTGACGGAACTGAAAGAACTGTCGATGTTTGCGGAGAAAAATGCTGTACAGCAGGCTGAGTACTGTAAACTGAATGAGAAGTTGTTTCAGGCAGAGCGGCCTGACATGAACAAAGCGGTTCGCGAAAAAATAGCTTCCCTGTCAGAAAAAGATTTTACGCGCATACCGAACTTTGCAGAGCGCGAAGAAATCCAGAAAAAAGTATTTGGTTTGCCTCTGTTTCCAACCACGACCATAGGCTCTTTCCCACAGACCAAAGAAATTAAATCCATGCGTGCACGTTATAGAAACAGAGAGGTTACACGTACGGAGTATACTGCTTTTTTAAAGAAACAGATTGCAGAGTGTGTTGCACTTCAGGAAGAAATTGGTCTGGACGTATTGGTTCATGGTGAATTTGAACGCAATGATATGGTAGAATATTTTGGTGACAACCTGAATGGTTTTCTGTTTACACAGAACGGCTGGGTACAGTCTTATGGCAGTCGCTGTGTAAAACCGCCGATTATTTGGGGAGATGTTTCTCGTTCTAAGCCGATTACTGTTGACTGGTCTGTGTATGCGCAGAGTTTAACGCAGAAACCGATGAAGGGTATGTTGACGGGCCCTGTTACGATTCTGAACTGGTCTTTCCCGCGTGAAGATATATCCCCCAAAGACTCTGCACTGCAGATTGCATTGGCAATTCGTGAAGAAGTGCTTGACCTTGAAGCACACGGCATCCATATTATACAAATTGACGAAGCCGCTCTGCGTGAAAAGCTTCCTTTGCGCAAAAGTGACTGGCACGAAGAATATCTGGATTGGGCAATTCCGGCATTTCGCCTTGTACACAGTGGAGTAAAAGCATCTACACAGATTCATACCCATATGTGCTACAGCGAATTTACAGATATTATTTCGGACATAGATGCAATGGATGCAGATGTCATTTCCTTTGAAGCCTCTCGCTCTGATTTAACAATTTTGGATTCTCTCGCGGGAGCAAAGTTTCAGACAGAGGTCGGCCCCGGGGTTTACGATATACATTCTCCCAGAATACCTACAGTAGAAGAAATTACAGCGGCACTGCATAAAATGCTTTCAAAACTTGATGCACACAAACTTTGGGTGAATCCAGACTGTGGTTTAAAAACACGCGGTGCTGTGGAAACCAAACCCAGTCTGTGCAATTTGGTTGCGGCTGCTAAAGCTGTCCGAAAGGAGCTGCAAAAATGA
- a CDS encoding ABC transporter ATP-binding protein: MNKKENAKTKKKLPLDAIRPGTIKRLLSYMSKYKVQLVLVVICIFISAAVSAASSLFLQTLIDQYIMPMIGKENPNFTGLISALLTMGIIYLIGVLATLFYNKAMVVVAQGTLKRIRDTMFSHMQTLPLKYFDTHTHGDIMSYYTNDTDTLRQMISQSLPQIISSIVTIVAVFVSMLYLSVGLTVFVAVFTVLLLKTIKIIVGKSSKYFVKQQNDLGDVDGYIEEMINGQKVVKVFCHEEETKKAFDKKNEALCDSAAKANTFANITMPVVNNMGFLLYVLLAVIGGFAGIAGINNLSLTGVNILTIGTIVAFLTLSRSFINPMGQVSMQLNMVVMALAGASRIFKFLDETSETDDGYVTLVNAKEENGKLVECPERTDIWAWKHPHSNGTLTYTKMQGKIIFDDVDFGYEENKIVLHNVTLYAEPGQKVALVGATGAGKTTITNLINRFYDIADGKIRYDDININKIKKPDLRHSLGVVLQEVNLFTGTVMDNIRYGKLDASDEECIKAAKLANADGFIRMLPDGYQTVLEGDGGGLSQGQRQLISIARAAVADPPVMILDEATSSIDTRTEAIVQKGMDALMKGRTVFVIAHRLSTVQNADVIMVLDHGRIIERGNHEQLIEKKGRYYQLYTGAFELE; the protein is encoded by the coding sequence ATGAATAAGAAAGAAAACGCAAAAACGAAAAAGAAACTTCCGCTGGATGCGATTCGCCCCGGCACAATCAAACGGCTCCTTTCCTATATGAGTAAATATAAAGTACAATTAGTACTCGTTGTTATCTGTATTTTCATCAGTGCGGCAGTCAGTGCAGCTTCTTCACTGTTTTTACAAACTCTGATTGACCAGTATATCATGCCGATGATTGGCAAAGAAAACCCAAACTTTACGGGCTTGATTTCTGCACTTCTGACAATGGGTATTATTTATCTGATTGGTGTACTGGCAACACTTTTCTACAACAAGGCAATGGTCGTTGTTGCACAGGGTACATTAAAGCGCATCCGTGACACCATGTTTTCTCATATGCAGACATTGCCTTTAAAGTATTTTGACACACATACACACGGCGATATTATGAGTTATTACACCAATGATACTGACACGTTGCGGCAAATGATTTCACAGAGCCTGCCGCAAATTATTTCTTCTATTGTTACGATTGTTGCAGTCTTTGTTTCCATGCTTTATCTGAGTGTAGGACTTACCGTATTTGTCGCTGTCTTTACAGTTTTGCTGCTGAAAACAATTAAAATAATTGTAGGAAAAAGCAGCAAATACTTTGTCAAACAACAAAATGACCTCGGTGATGTTGATGGCTACATTGAAGAAATGATCAATGGTCAAAAAGTTGTAAAGGTATTCTGCCATGAAGAAGAAACCAAAAAAGCTTTCGATAAGAAAAACGAAGCACTTTGCGACAGCGCAGCAAAAGCAAACACCTTTGCCAATATTACCATGCCAGTTGTCAACAATATGGGATTTCTGCTGTATGTATTGCTGGCAGTCATTGGTGGTTTCGCCGGAATTGCCGGAATCAACAATTTGTCCCTAACCGGTGTGAATATACTGACCATTGGCACCATTGTTGCATTCCTTACGCTTTCCAGAAGCTTTATCAATCCAATGGGGCAGGTTTCCATGCAGCTAAACATGGTTGTTATGGCACTCGCAGGTGCATCCAGAATTTTTAAATTTCTGGATGAAACAAGTGAAACGGATGACGGCTATGTCACTTTGGTCAATGCCAAAGAAGAAAACGGTAAGCTGGTAGAATGTCCGGAAAGGACAGATATCTGGGCATGGAAGCATCCACATAGTAACGGTACCCTTACCTATACCAAAATGCAGGGTAAAATTATCTTTGATGACGTTGACTTTGGTTATGAAGAAAATAAAATTGTTCTGCATAATGTCACACTTTATGCAGAGCCCGGTCAAAAGGTTGCCTTGGTCGGTGCAACCGGTGCCGGTAAAACAACGATTACGAATCTGATTAACCGTTTCTACGACATTGCAGACGGTAAAATCCGTTACGATGACATCAATATCAACAAAATCAAAAAACCAGATTTGCGCCATTCTCTCGGCGTTGTGCTGCAGGAAGTCAATCTTTTTACCGGTACGGTAATGGATAACATTCGCTATGGTAAGCTGGATGCTTCCGACGAAGAATGTATCAAAGCAGCAAAGCTTGCCAATGCAGACGGCTTTATCCGCATGCTGCCGGACGGGTATCAAACTGTATTAGAAGGGGACGGCGGCGGCCTTTCCCAGGGGCAGCGCCAGTTGATTTCCATCGCAAGGGCAGCGGTTGCCGACCCACCAGTTATGATTCTGGACGAAGCTACTTCTTCCATTGATACCCGCACAGAAGCGATTGTACAAAAGGGTATGGACGCTTTGATGAAAGGCCGTACAGTCTTTGTAATTGCACACCGCCTTTCCACCGTCCAAAATGCAGATGTCATCATGGTACTTGACCACGGCCGCATTATTGAACGCGGAAACCATGAACAGTTAATTGAGAAAAAGGGCAGGTATTATCAACTTTACACCGGTGCATTTGAACTAGAATAA
- a CDS encoding helix-turn-helix domain-containing protein, giving the protein MDKPYSITELEERKRGQHLGSEERGAIERLKRIGLSNRAIAREINCYICAAGRKLTFHRENTERSWQGHSDGRITAAAAVQAVRVVQPAAKQRATDQKNCKLKQIYSG; this is encoded by the coding sequence ATGGACAAGCCTTATTCTATCACAGAATTGGAAGAACGTAAACGAGGGCAGCATTTAGGTTCAGAAGAACGTGGCGCGATTGAGAGATTAAAGCGAATTGGACTTTCAAACCGAGCCATTGCTCGAGAGATAAACTGCTATATCTGTGCGGCCGGAAGAAAGCTCACTTTCCACCGGGAAAACACAGAGCGCAGCTGGCAGGGACATTCTGACGGGCGTATTACCGCTGCAGCAGCTGTGCAGGCTGTCCGTGTCGTTCAGCCTGCTGCAAAGCAAAGGGCGACAGACCAAAAGAACTGCAAATTAAAACAGATTTACTCCGGCTAA
- the metF gene encoding methylenetetrahydrofolate reductase [NAD(P)H] — MITKSLFYDHTVFSFEIFPPKRTAPINTVYHTLESLRELCPDFISVTYGAGGSAINSATLQIATDINQKYGVESVAHLPCLYLSRKQAVQRVKELTESGIENILALRGDAVPNKRPLRDFAHASDLIAFLKGFDKFHIMAACYPEVHPEAPDMDTDIQHLKEKTDAGASHLISQLFLDNSCFYTFLQKVRADGITVPVEAGIMPVINKKQIQHMVSLCGASLPEKFRTMMDRYEDNPEAMRDAGIAYAVDQIVDLIAHGVDGIHLYTMNNPLVAHKIHEATKTLFQH; from the coding sequence ATGATTACAAAATCCCTGTTTTACGATCATACAGTTTTCTCTTTTGAAATTTTTCCGCCAAAGCGTACTGCACCTATCAACACAGTTTACCACACACTGGAGAGCCTGCGGGAACTGTGTCCGGATTTCATTAGTGTAACTTATGGGGCTGGTGGCAGTGCAATAAATTCTGCTACTCTTCAAATTGCCACCGACATTAACCAAAAATATGGGGTCGAAAGTGTTGCCCACCTCCCCTGTCTTTACCTTTCCCGCAAGCAGGCGGTTCAGCGAGTAAAAGAGCTGACGGAAAGTGGTATTGAAAACATTTTAGCACTTCGCGGTGACGCAGTTCCCAACAAACGGCCTTTGCGCGATTTTGCACATGCAAGTGACCTGATTGCTTTTTTGAAGGGATTTGACAAATTTCATATAATGGCGGCGTGTTACCCGGAAGTACATCCAGAAGCACCAGATATGGATACGGACATTCAACATTTAAAAGAAAAAACAGATGCCGGTGCATCTCACTTGATTTCTCAGTTGTTTCTGGACAATTCCTGCTTCTACACTTTTCTGCAAAAGGTGCGGGCAGATGGAATCACGGTACCTGTGGAAGCTGGTATTATGCCAGTTATCAACAAAAAGCAGATTCAGCACATGGTTAGCTTGTGCGGTGCTTCTCTCCCTGAAAAGTTTCGGACAATGATGGACCGATATGAAGATAATCCGGAAGCAATGCGTGATGCCGGCATTGCATATGCAGTTGACCAGATTGTAGATTTGATTGCGCATGGTGTGGACGGAATTCACCTTTATACCATGAATAATCCTTTGGTAGCACACAAAATCCACGAAGCAACGAAAACCCTTTTTCAACACTAA
- a CDS encoding alpha/beta hydrolase — MAVFQGTFHSNALSKRTNVDVIIPSDVDSWLKDGNVHYSRLTKTLYLLHGYSDCSKDWLFKTDILQLAEKYNLAVVLPNGGNNFYLDRQGTGFAYCRFIGEELPDFIENTFHLSRKKEDVFIGGASMGGFGAEHTALTYPEKYSKALLFSPAVIINSLAQFQQEDETRIANYEYYQTVFGDLKKLKNSVSDPEYLIMQLKAAQKALVPFYLTVGKSDFLIEKIHELRDFLNKENYPFLYQEEEGSHDWYYWNRHLEEAIRWMLDCTEKE; from the coding sequence ATGGCAGTATTTCAGGGTACTTTCCATTCAAACGCATTATCAAAAAGAACAAACGTAGATGTAATCATTCCAAGTGACGTTGATTCTTGGTTAAAAGACGGGAATGTACACTACAGCCGTTTAACAAAAACGCTGTATCTTCTTCACGGCTATTCAGACTGCAGTAAAGATTGGCTTTTTAAAACAGACATTCTGCAGCTGGCTGAAAAGTACAATTTGGCAGTTGTATTGCCGAACGGCGGAAACAACTTTTACCTTGACCGTCAGGGAACCGGCTTTGCTTACTGTCGCTTTATTGGAGAAGAGCTGCCGGACTTTATCGAAAACACGTTTCATCTTTCACGCAAAAAGGAAGATGTTTTTATAGGCGGTGCGTCCATGGGCGGCTTCGGTGCAGAACATACTGCTTTGACTTATCCAGAAAAGTACAGCAAAGCGTTGTTGTTTTCGCCGGCTGTTATTATCAATTCCCTAGCACAGTTCCAGCAGGAGGATGAAACCAGGATTGCAAATTACGAGTATTACCAAACCGTTTTTGGTGACCTCAAAAAGCTAAAAAACAGTGTTTCAGATCCAGAATACCTAATTATGCAGCTAAAGGCTGCTCAAAAAGCTCTTGTCCCGTTTTACCTTACAGTTGGAAAAAGCGATTTCTTGATTGAGAAGATTCATGAGCTGCGTGACTTTTTAAACAAAGAAAATTATCCTTTCCTGTATCAGGAGGAGGAAGGCAGCCATGACTGGTATTACTGGAATAGGCACCTTGAGGAAGCTATTCGCTGGATGCTCGATTGTACAGAAAAAGAATAA
- a CDS encoding LysR family transcriptional regulator, producing MTLQQLRYISKIINCGSFNEAAHQLYTAQSTLSSAVKELENEFHIEIFNRTPHGISLTAEGAEFLSYARQILEQTELLEQRYLNRPPQKQLCAISTQHYAFAVEAFVALIQEADSEEYKFTLRETRTHDIIEDVSTFRSELGILYLNDFNRNVLLKLLKEKHLVFCPLFNARPHVFLNCHHPLAEQKMLTLQDLAPFPRLSFEQGEHNSFYYSEEILSTEEAAKSIYVSDRATLFNLLIGLNGYTLCSGVLNSTLNGNSIISVPLKSNEQMQIGWIYNPKAKLSRPAAHYLQKLKGILQQDGFQVLS from the coding sequence ATGACACTTCAGCAGCTTCGCTATATTTCAAAAATTATTAACTGTGGCTCCTTTAATGAAGCTGCACATCAACTTTATACTGCACAATCCACACTTTCCAGTGCCGTTAAGGAACTGGAAAATGAATTTCATATCGAAATCTTTAATCGTACACCGCATGGAATTTCATTAACTGCAGAAGGTGCTGAGTTTCTTTCTTACGCCAGACAAATTTTAGAGCAAACCGAGCTGCTGGAACAGCGCTACTTGAACCGTCCACCCCAAAAACAGCTGTGCGCGATTTCCACACAGCATTATGCTTTTGCAGTAGAAGCCTTTGTTGCACTAATTCAAGAAGCAGACTCAGAAGAATATAAATTTACACTGCGTGAAACACGTACACATGATATTATTGAGGATGTCAGTACATTTCGCAGTGAATTGGGGATTTTATACTTAAATGACTTTAACCGCAATGTGCTTTTAAAACTACTGAAAGAGAAACATTTGGTTTTTTGTCCGCTGTTTAATGCCCGACCGCACGTTTTTCTAAACTGCCACCATCCGCTCGCAGAGCAAAAAATGCTTACCCTGCAGGATTTGGCACCTTTTCCGCGTCTTTCGTTTGAGCAGGGAGAGCACAATTCTTTTTACTACTCGGAAGAAATTCTCAGTACAGAAGAAGCGGCTAAAAGTATCTATGTCAGTGACCGCGCAACTCTTTTTAATCTGCTGATTGGCTTAAATGGATATACGCTTTGTTCAGGCGTACTTAACAGCACCCTCAATGGAAATTCAATTATTTCTGTTCCCCTGAAAAGCAATGAACAGATGCAGATAGGTTGGATTTATAATCCGAAAGCGAAATTAAGCAGACCGGCCGCTCATTATTTGCAGAAACTCAAAGGAATTCTGCAACAGGATGGTTTTCAAGTATTATCATAA
- a CDS encoding transposase, whose amino-acid sequence MTKSRKGIETERGIKLWVNHSVQVKGAFGVLKSDRRFKRVLTWGRTNISTELYLLCMGCSLNKLWAKCNTGRLKTHLFCLQKE is encoded by the coding sequence GTGACTAAATCCAGAAAGGGCATCGAAACCGAACGGGGAATCAAGCTTTGGGTCAACCATTCTGTTCAAGTAAAAGGGGCCTTTGGTGTACTGAAAAGCGACCGCAGATTCAAACGGGTTCTCACCTGGGGACGAACCAATATTTCAACGGAACTTTACCTTCTGTGCATGGGCTGCAGCTTAAACAAGCTGTGGGCAAAATGCAACACCGGAAGGCTGAAAACGCATTTGTTCTGCCTTCAAAAAGAATAA
- a CDS encoding lactococcin 972 family bacteriocin, with the protein MVKEFRRRVVALAAAALMITATAAPAFAAVNVDGGSWDYGTSIAGWGQKKVWSNYYHDTRVHKSSCYLGTLKAESG; encoded by the coding sequence ATGGTTAAAGAATTTCGCAGGCGGGTCGTTGCTCTTGCAGCAGCAGCCCTCATGATCACAGCAACTGCTGCACCAGCGTTTGCGGCAGTCAATGTTGATGGTGGTTCCTGGGACTATGGAACCTCTATCGCAGGTTGGGGTCAGAAAAAGGTATGGTCCAATTATTATCACGATACTAGGGTACACAAGTCAAGTTGTTACTTAGGAACCCTTAAAGCTGAAAGCGGCTAG